From a region of the Spelaeicoccus albus genome:
- a CDS encoding MarR family winged helix-turn-helix transcriptional regulator, protein MYSADELAGGVRALARVARMLERSTSELSFGHYRILTSIASGHERAAAIATLLSLGRPTVSAAVDSLARRGLLTRAATDADGRVRSLALTPSGVDLLHRVEAAMTERLAVLCDNAPDGEALLRALVHMGEALDAVHADHRRARDAR, encoded by the coding sequence ATGTACTCGGCGGATGAACTGGCCGGCGGCGTCCGCGCCCTGGCGCGGGTGGCCCGGATGCTCGAGCGGTCGACCAGCGAACTGAGCTTCGGGCATTACCGAATTCTGACCTCCATCGCGTCCGGGCACGAACGTGCTGCCGCAATCGCCACCTTGCTGTCGCTCGGGCGGCCGACGGTCAGCGCCGCGGTCGACTCGCTGGCCCGGCGGGGACTGCTGACCCGGGCCGCGACCGACGCCGACGGACGCGTCCGGTCGCTGGCGCTCACGCCGTCCGGCGTCGACTTGCTGCACCGGGTGGAAGCCGCAATGACCGAACGCCTCGCCGTATTGTGCGACAACGCACCCGACGGCGAGGCGTTGCTCCGGGCGCTCGTCCATATGGGTGAGGCGTTGGACGCCGTGCACGCCGATCACCGGCGAGCTCGTGATGCCCGGTGA
- a CDS encoding dihydrolipoyl dehydrogenase family protein, translating to MESSIDVIVIGGGPAGENAAGRVVAQGLSAIVVESELLGGECSYWACMPSKALIRPGTARRAAQAVAGAAEAVTGRLDVGAVLARRDRFAANWDDAGQVEWAEGAGIRVVRGKARLTGERTVVVEDEAGAATWTARHAVVIASGSVPVVPPIDGLDSTRYWGTREATSAREVPARLAVIGGGVAGTELAQAFGRLGSHVTLLARSTLLSGLPEPAVALVAEALEAEGVDVRTFTSPRRVRRGGDRDVVRIELDDGGIIEAEELLVSTGRRPAVTELGLDSVGFDASTGLSVGADGVVDGVDGQWLYAVSDAAGNAPLTHQGKYEARIVADVIVARAAGHDPEPAGWSRFAATASQRAVPQVVFTDPEIAQIGLTPDQAAERGIRTREVTHDMAVAGAALHADRYRGWAGLVVDEDARVIVGATFAGPDVSEMLHAATIAVVGEVPLERLWHAVPAYPTISEVWLRLLEEYGL from the coding sequence ATGGAGTCTTCAATCGACGTCATAGTCATCGGCGGCGGCCCGGCCGGCGAGAACGCGGCGGGGCGCGTCGTCGCTCAGGGCCTCAGCGCCATCGTGGTCGAATCGGAGCTTCTGGGCGGCGAATGTTCGTACTGGGCGTGCATGCCGTCGAAGGCACTGATCAGGCCGGGCACGGCCCGCCGTGCCGCGCAGGCGGTGGCGGGTGCGGCCGAGGCGGTGACGGGCCGGCTCGACGTCGGGGCCGTGTTGGCTCGGCGGGATCGTTTTGCGGCGAATTGGGACGACGCCGGCCAGGTGGAGTGGGCCGAAGGCGCAGGGATCCGGGTGGTTCGCGGCAAAGCGCGGCTGACCGGCGAGCGAACAGTGGTCGTCGAAGACGAGGCCGGTGCTGCAACGTGGACGGCGCGGCACGCAGTGGTCATCGCGTCCGGTTCCGTTCCCGTCGTGCCGCCCATTGACGGTCTCGACTCCACGCGGTACTGGGGCACCCGCGAGGCGACATCGGCCCGGGAGGTACCGGCCCGGTTGGCCGTCATCGGCGGGGGAGTAGCCGGCACGGAACTGGCGCAGGCGTTCGGCCGTCTCGGCTCGCACGTGACCCTGTTGGCCCGTTCGACGCTATTGTCGGGGCTTCCGGAGCCGGCAGTGGCTCTCGTGGCGGAGGCACTCGAGGCCGAAGGCGTCGACGTGCGGACTTTCACGTCGCCGCGTCGAGTCCGGCGGGGCGGTGACCGGGACGTAGTCCGGATCGAACTTGACGACGGCGGCATCATCGAGGCCGAGGAGCTGCTGGTGTCGACCGGGCGACGTCCGGCGGTGACCGAGCTCGGACTCGACAGCGTGGGGTTCGATGCTTCGACCGGCCTGTCGGTCGGTGCGGACGGCGTCGTCGACGGTGTCGATGGGCAGTGGCTCTATGCCGTGTCGGACGCGGCAGGCAATGCGCCGTTGACGCACCAGGGAAAGTACGAGGCCCGGATCGTTGCCGACGTGATTGTCGCCCGCGCCGCGGGCCACGACCCGGAGCCGGCCGGATGGTCGCGATTTGCGGCGACGGCGTCGCAGCGCGCCGTGCCGCAGGTCGTGTTCACCGACCCGGAGATCGCGCAGATCGGTCTGACGCCGGATCAGGCCGCCGAACGGGGGATTCGCACTCGCGAGGTCACGCACGACATGGCGGTGGCCGGCGCCGCCCTGCATGCCGATCGTTACCGCGGCTGGGCCGGGCTCGTCGTCGACGAGGATGCGCGAGTGATCGTCGGTGCGACGTTCGCGGGCCCGGACGTGTCCGAAATGCTGCACGCCGCGACTATCGCGGTCGTCGGCGAAGTGCCGCTCGAGCGGCTGTGGCATGCCGTGCCGGCGTATCCGACAATCAGCGAAGTGTGGCTGCGTCTGCTCGAAGAATACGGACTGTGA
- a CDS encoding phosphoribosyltransferase, producing MPFTDRRDAGRRLAARLTGRFGADGVVVIGLPRGGVPVAAELAAALEADLDVTLVHKLGAPYQPEFAIGAVAHGGARIVDQKAARHVRASEHDLAEIERRTRTELASRARRLRRRYPEVPVEGRTVIVVDDGAATGLTAQAACRKLRGLQPAALIVALPVASRAAVSTLRHYCDEIVCLETPADFRSVGQWYDDFTQTSDDEVLRLLGV from the coding sequence ATGCCTTTCACCGACAGGCGGGACGCGGGACGCCGGCTCGCCGCACGTCTCACCGGGCGGTTCGGCGCGGACGGCGTCGTGGTCATCGGGCTGCCGCGCGGCGGAGTGCCGGTAGCCGCCGAACTTGCTGCAGCGCTCGAAGCCGACCTCGATGTCACGCTGGTGCACAAGCTCGGCGCTCCGTACCAACCGGAGTTCGCCATCGGCGCGGTGGCGCACGGCGGCGCACGCATTGTGGACCAGAAGGCGGCACGGCACGTGCGAGCAAGCGAACACGATCTGGCCGAGATCGAGCGGCGCACTCGCACCGAATTGGCCAGCCGGGCCAGAAGGCTTCGCCGCCGCTACCCCGAGGTGCCCGTCGAAGGCCGGACAGTGATAGTCGTCGACGACGGCGCGGCCACGGGCCTGACTGCGCAAGCCGCGTGCCGAAAACTCCGCGGTCTGCAGCCGGCCGCGCTCATCGTGGCGTTGCCGGTCGCGTCCCGGGCTGCGGTGTCGACTCTCCGCCACTATTGCGACGAGATCGTCTGCCTCGAGACTCCGGCCGATTTCCGGTCCGTCGGCCAGTGGTACGACGACTTCACCCAGACCAGCGACGACGAAGTGCTACGGCTCCTGGGCGTGTGA
- a CDS encoding ABC transporter ATP-binding protein, which translates to MSESIQPGWVRRLTLYVLRHRADVGIAVGAAILGSACQVAVPLVARTILDDVIVADSAPLLPWIGVLFAVAIAGFGFTYLRRYRGGRVALSVQYDLRNDMQANLQTMDQASLSRLPTGQLVSRANSDTSIVQGLLSMLPVMSGNILQMVLSLVVMIVLSPPLAIISVLTAPLLLLVSYRMRSKIFPASWDAQQREGDVAQIVDEDVSGVRIVKAFGQERRELRRLIGVAKNLYGSQMRAVRLQARYQPLMQTIPVLAQVAVLAFGGWMALHDQITLGTFLAFSTYIAKFTAPARQLAGIMTIAQQARAAVERIVEILDMRPSIVDEPGALQLRDVRGELEFRDVDFHFGDGTDVLQSFNLRVGAGERVAIVGPSGSGKTTAAMLAGRFHDPTSGTVSIDGHDLRGVSVHSLRDQLGFAFEESFLFSDSVRANIAYGRPDAGDDEVHGAAVAAHADGFIGELPNGYDTPVGERGLTLSGGQRQRIALARAIVKNPRILILDDATSAVDARVEQGIHDALREVTAGRTTLFIAHRESTIHLADRIVVLAEGRIADTGTHEDLLERSTIYRALISGLDDGQVADDVDSLSARAAGGDGWSNPASGDGAGRRGTAGTARTGSTVGRGSGGRWQMNLAPSPALLAQVDALPPIRDTAEVDEEAETRPDPAFSLPRLLKGFRTPLIIGLALVVLDALAGLAGPVLVKTGIDDGVSKGVVSVLIVASALFLAISLFDLVVSIGETFVTGRTAQRIMLSLRARIWAQLQRLSLDYYEREMGGRIMTRMTSDVDQFESLIQNGLLSALVSMVTFVGVGVALLTIDVELGLYTLVVVAVLVVATYYFRRAASRLYSQSRDRIAVVNADFQESLSGVRESQAYVHESATIERFRRLDKRYLDSRVAAQRLVATFFPFVQFLAAVADAIALGVGATLTEHGQLTSGALIAFLLYLNMFFAPIQQLSQVFDSWQQTRVSVGRISELMQLTTLTPQADDPIIPGHMTGHLHADDVRFAYPVLTPESTPEALRGIDLDIAAGGSIALVGETGAGKSTVMKLLARFYDPDSGTVSLDGYDLRSLDLAAFRSRLGYVPQESFLFTGTVRDNIAYGRPEATDREVEDAARAVGAHEFVRRLPHGYLQPIAERGGSLSSGERQLIALARAQLVDPVVLFLDEATSNLDLITESRVTAAMNTLTSGRTTVLIAHRLQTARTADRIAVLDAGKIVELGSHHELLDRGGTYSRMWELFASGAPAPPR; encoded by the coding sequence GTGAGCGAGTCGATACAGCCGGGCTGGGTCCGCAGGCTCACCCTCTACGTGCTTCGCCACCGCGCCGACGTCGGCATTGCGGTCGGTGCGGCGATTCTCGGCAGCGCGTGCCAAGTCGCGGTCCCGCTGGTGGCGCGCACCATCCTGGACGACGTGATAGTCGCCGATTCTGCGCCGCTGCTGCCGTGGATCGGTGTGCTGTTCGCTGTCGCGATCGCCGGATTCGGCTTCACGTATCTGCGCCGGTATCGCGGCGGCCGTGTCGCGTTGAGCGTCCAATACGACCTCCGTAACGACATGCAGGCGAACTTGCAAACAATGGACCAGGCGTCGCTGTCCCGGCTGCCCACCGGACAGCTCGTGTCGCGCGCCAATTCGGACACGTCGATAGTGCAGGGCCTGCTCAGCATGCTGCCGGTGATGAGCGGAAACATCCTGCAAATGGTGCTCTCGCTCGTTGTCATGATCGTGCTCAGCCCGCCGCTGGCAATCATCAGCGTTCTGACCGCGCCGCTGCTTTTACTCGTGTCGTATCGGATGCGGTCGAAGATCTTCCCGGCCAGCTGGGATGCGCAACAACGCGAGGGTGATGTCGCGCAAATCGTCGATGAAGATGTGTCCGGCGTGCGCATCGTGAAGGCGTTCGGCCAGGAAAGGCGGGAATTGCGCCGACTGATCGGCGTGGCAAAGAACTTGTACGGCTCGCAAATGCGCGCCGTCCGGCTGCAAGCGCGTTATCAGCCGCTGATGCAGACGATCCCGGTGCTGGCGCAGGTCGCGGTGCTGGCGTTCGGCGGATGGATGGCGTTGCACGATCAGATCACGCTGGGCACGTTCTTGGCGTTCTCGACGTATATCGCCAAGTTCACGGCGCCGGCCCGGCAGCTGGCCGGCATCATGACCATCGCCCAGCAGGCCAGAGCCGCCGTCGAGAGGATTGTTGAAATTCTCGACATGCGGCCCTCCATCGTCGACGAACCCGGTGCCCTCCAGCTGCGCGACGTGCGCGGCGAGCTCGAGTTCCGGGACGTCGACTTCCACTTTGGCGACGGCACTGACGTCTTGCAGTCGTTCAACTTGCGCGTCGGCGCGGGCGAGCGGGTCGCGATTGTCGGGCCGAGCGGAAGCGGAAAGACGACCGCGGCAATGCTGGCCGGGCGGTTCCACGATCCGACGTCGGGTACCGTCAGCATCGACGGACACGACCTCCGCGGAGTCTCCGTGCACAGCTTGCGCGATCAATTGGGGTTCGCGTTCGAAGAAAGCTTCCTGTTTTCGGACAGTGTCCGAGCCAATATCGCCTACGGGCGGCCCGACGCCGGCGACGACGAGGTGCACGGTGCCGCGGTGGCCGCGCATGCGGACGGGTTCATCGGCGAGCTGCCGAACGGGTATGACACGCCGGTCGGCGAGCGCGGGCTGACGCTTTCGGGCGGGCAGCGGCAACGTATTGCACTGGCCAGGGCGATTGTGAAAAACCCGCGCATCCTGATTCTTGACGACGCGACGAGTGCCGTCGATGCGCGGGTGGAACAAGGCATTCACGATGCGTTGCGGGAAGTGACCGCCGGGCGCACGACGCTCTTCATCGCACACCGGGAATCGACAATTCACCTGGCCGACCGGATAGTCGTCCTTGCCGAGGGACGGATCGCGGACACCGGGACGCACGAGGATTTACTGGAGCGAAGCACGATCTACCGGGCACTGATCTCGGGGCTGGACGACGGCCAGGTCGCCGACGATGTCGACAGCCTTTCTGCCCGTGCGGCCGGGGGCGACGGCTGGTCGAACCCGGCGTCCGGCGACGGGGCCGGACGCCGCGGCACCGCAGGTACGGCGCGCACCGGGTCTACCGTCGGTCGCGGCTCGGGAGGCCGGTGGCAAATGAATTTGGCACCGTCGCCGGCGCTGTTGGCTCAGGTCGATGCCTTGCCGCCCATCCGCGACACCGCCGAAGTCGACGAGGAGGCGGAGACTCGGCCCGACCCCGCGTTCAGCCTGCCGCGGTTGCTGAAGGGATTTCGCACCCCGCTGATCATCGGCTTGGCCCTGGTCGTCCTTGACGCGTTGGCGGGACTGGCCGGCCCGGTTCTCGTCAAAACCGGCATCGATGACGGCGTTTCCAAGGGCGTTGTCTCGGTGCTGATCGTCGCTTCGGCATTGTTTCTTGCGATCTCGCTGTTCGATCTGGTCGTCAGCATTGGCGAGACGTTCGTGACGGGCCGCACGGCTCAGCGCATCATGCTGTCGTTGCGGGCACGAATATGGGCCCAACTGCAACGACTGTCGCTCGACTATTACGAACGCGAAATGGGCGGCCGCATCATGACGCGCATGACGAGCGATGTCGACCAGTTCGAGTCACTCATTCAAAACGGACTCTTGTCGGCACTCGTGTCCATGGTGACTTTTGTGGGCGTCGGCGTGGCGCTGCTGACCATCGACGTCGAACTGGGGCTCTATACGCTCGTCGTGGTGGCGGTCCTGGTGGTGGCCACGTACTATTTCCGTCGCGCCGCGTCCAGGTTGTACAGCCAATCGCGCGACCGGATCGCCGTCGTCAACGCGGACTTCCAGGAGAGCCTGTCCGGCGTGCGCGAATCGCAAGCCTACGTACACGAATCGGCGACAATCGAACGGTTTCGGCGGCTCGACAAGCGATATCTCGACTCGCGGGTGGCCGCGCAGCGCCTGGTGGCCACGTTCTTCCCGTTCGTGCAATTCCTGGCGGCTGTCGCCGACGCGATCGCCTTGGGTGTCGGCGCGACGCTGACCGAGCACGGTCAGCTGACGTCCGGGGCCCTCATTGCATTCCTGCTGTACCTGAACATGTTCTTTGCGCCGATCCAGCAGCTGTCGCAAGTCTTCGATTCGTGGCAGCAGACCCGCGTGTCGGTCGGACGCATCTCGGAACTCATGCAATTGACGACGCTCACGCCGCAGGCGGACGATCCGATCATTCCCGGGCACATGACCGGTCACCTGCACGCCGACGATGTTCGCTTCGCCTATCCGGTCCTCACCCCGGAGTCCACCCCCGAGGCGCTGCGCGGAATCGATCTCGACATCGCGGCCGGCGGATCGATAGCTCTGGTCGGCGAAACCGGTGCCGGTAAATCCACCGTGATGAAATTGCTGGCGCGATTCTACGATCCGGATTCCGGCACGGTGTCCTTGGACGGCTACGACCTGCGCTCGCTCGACCTTGCGGCGTTCCGCAGCCGGCTCGGGTACGTTCCGCAAGAGTCGTTCCTGTTCACCGGGACGGTTCGCGACAATATTGCGTATGGGCGGCCCGAGGCCACCGATCGAGAGGTCGAAGACGCCGCCCGGGCAGTGGGCGCGCACGAATTCGTCCGCCGGCTGCCGCACGGATATTTGCAGCCCATCGCCGAGCGAGGCGGATCACTGTCGTCGGGAGAGCGGCAACTGATTGCGCTGGCACGTGCCCAACTTGTCGATCCGGTGGTGCTCTTTCTGGACGAGGCGACGTCCAATCTGGACTTGATCACCGAGTCCCGCGTGACTGCGGCAATGAATACGCTCACCAGCGGCAGGACGACGGTGCTGATCGCCCACCGGCTGCAAACCGCCCGGACGGCGGATCGGATCGCCGTCCTCGATGCCGGAAAGATCGTCGAGCTCGGCAGCCATCACGAATTGCTGGACCGCGGCGGGACGTATTCGCGGATGTGGGAACTCTTTGCCTCCGGCGCTCCCGCCCCGCCCCGCTGA
- a CDS encoding lipase maturation factor family protein, which produces MSEFLTWFSAGDQRFARLVLQRGIAAVFAVAFFNAACQFRPLLGTHGLLPATDLLAATKFRQTPSIFHWRYSDGLLLVVAWTGVVVALVVVAGLPQLGPFWLPLAAFGVLWALYLSIVNVGRTFYGYGWESLLLEAGFLAAFLGSDRTAPPAAILWLTRWLVFRVEFGAGLIKIRGDTVWRDLTALYYHHETQPMPNPLSRYFHHLPRPLHRIEVLGNHFAQLVVPFLLFAPQPIASIAAAVIIVTQLWLVLSGNFSWLNVVTMVLAFSALGDAQVGLLIPSVGGGLPPISVPFAAIIAAVTVFVLILSVRPALNLVSRRQLMNASFNPYHLVGAYGAFGSITRTRNEVVIECTGSRTLDADTVWHEYEFKGKPGDVRRIPRQFAPYHLRLDWQMWFLGLGASGQWFPALLTKLLQADRAVLKLIRVDPMAGARPTWVRATLWEYRFSTNAERRETGNDWVRTYLAEIVSPRSLSPK; this is translated from the coding sequence ATGAGCGAGTTTCTCACCTGGTTTTCCGCCGGGGACCAGCGTTTTGCCCGGCTGGTTCTCCAACGGGGCATTGCTGCGGTTTTCGCCGTCGCGTTCTTCAATGCAGCATGCCAGTTCCGGCCGCTCCTCGGAACGCACGGGCTCCTGCCGGCGACGGATTTGCTTGCGGCCACGAAGTTTCGTCAGACGCCCAGCATTTTCCATTGGCGTTACTCGGACGGGTTGTTGCTGGTCGTGGCCTGGACCGGCGTCGTCGTGGCGCTCGTGGTCGTGGCCGGGCTGCCGCAACTCGGGCCGTTCTGGCTGCCTCTTGCGGCTTTCGGCGTGCTGTGGGCGCTCTACTTGTCGATAGTGAACGTGGGCCGCACGTTTTACGGTTACGGTTGGGAGTCGTTGCTGCTCGAGGCGGGATTCCTTGCCGCTTTCCTGGGGTCGGACCGCACCGCTCCCCCGGCCGCCATCCTGTGGCTCACCCGGTGGCTGGTCTTTCGGGTGGAGTTCGGGGCCGGACTGATCAAAATTCGCGGCGATACCGTCTGGCGCGATCTGACGGCGCTCTACTACCACCATGAGACGCAGCCCATGCCGAATCCGCTCAGTCGGTATTTCCACCACCTGCCGCGGCCCTTGCACCGCATCGAAGTGCTCGGCAACCACTTCGCTCAGCTGGTCGTGCCGTTCCTGTTGTTCGCTCCGCAACCCATCGCCTCGATCGCGGCCGCCGTCATCATCGTCACTCAGCTGTGGCTCGTGTTGTCGGGCAACTTCAGTTGGCTCAACGTCGTGACAATGGTGTTGGCGTTCTCCGCGCTCGGCGATGCGCAGGTGGGCCTGCTGATCCCGTCGGTCGGCGGCGGCCTCCCGCCGATCTCGGTGCCGTTTGCCGCGATCATTGCGGCAGTCACCGTTTTCGTGCTGATTTTGAGCGTCCGGCCGGCTCTCAATCTTGTGTCGCGTCGCCAGCTGATGAACGCCAGCTTCAACCCGTATCACCTGGTCGGCGCGTATGGAGCGTTCGGCAGCATCACCCGTACCAGGAACGAAGTGGTGATCGAGTGCACGGGCAGTCGGACACTGGATGCGGATACCGTGTGGCACGAGTACGAGTTCAAAGGCAAGCCGGGCGACGTCCGGCGGATACCGCGGCAATTTGCCCCGTACCACCTTCGGCTCGACTGGCAGATGTGGTTCCTCGGTCTCGGTGCCTCGGGGCAATGGTTCCCCGCCCTGTTGACCAAACTGCTGCAAGCCGACCGAGCCGTCTTGAAGCTGATTCGAGTGGACCCGATGGCCGGGGCTCGTCCGACGTGGGTACGCGCCACGCTTTGGGAATACCGTTTCTCCACCAACGCGGAACGCCGCGAGACCGGCAACGATTGGGTACGCACCTATCTCGCCGAAATCGTGTCGCCGCGCTCCTTATCCCCCAAGTAG
- a CDS encoding aconitate hydratase: MSQNVAQKLISSHLVSGEMTPGSEIGLKIDQTLTQDATGTMVMLELESLGLDRIHTDLSVQYVDHNLLQTDAKNPEDHLFLRSAAQRFGLWYSKPGNGVSHPVHQARFGKPGVTMIGSDSHTCAAGAIGMLAIGVGGLEVAMAMAGDPLYVEMPQIWGVELTGELPPWVSAKDVILELLRRHDVKGGVGKIVEYHGPGLKNLTAMDRHVIANMGAELGATTSVFPADDAVKTFMEAVGRPGDYSELLADEDATYDITETVDLSSLEPLIAKPTSPGNVVPVREVAGEDVFQVVVGSSANPGLRDFAVFAEIIKDSQTESQVSVDVNPTSREIYEDMARGGWAFDLMRSGARIHQSGCMGCIGMGQAPAIGRNSLRTVPRNFPGRSGTDEDAVWLCSPETAAAAALTGKITDPRELDKDYPRPELPAKYSVNTSMLLEPLPKDEALKVELVKGSNIKSLPDFEPLPDDIELPVLLKVGDNVSTDEIMPAGSRVLPFRSNIPKIAEFVYIQVDDTYATRAADTDGGHAIVGGENYGQGSSREHAVIAPRYLGLRVVVAKSFARIHWQNLANFGVLALEFDDEADYDALGQDDVLKFEGLRDALENGGTITATAGDRSVQLRHHLSARQVAMVLAGGRIPYRAAKL, translated from the coding sequence ATGTCGCAAAATGTCGCACAAAAGCTGATCAGTTCGCATCTCGTGTCCGGCGAAATGACACCGGGTTCGGAAATCGGGCTGAAAATCGACCAAACGCTGACCCAGGACGCCACCGGCACCATGGTCATGCTGGAACTGGAATCGCTCGGGCTCGACCGGATTCACACGGATTTGTCGGTGCAATACGTTGACCACAACCTGTTGCAGACCGACGCGAAGAATCCCGAAGACCATTTGTTCCTGCGTTCGGCCGCCCAGCGATTCGGCCTGTGGTATTCCAAACCCGGCAACGGCGTGTCGCATCCCGTTCACCAAGCTCGTTTCGGCAAACCCGGCGTCACGATGATCGGCTCGGACTCCCATACCTGCGCAGCCGGCGCCATCGGCATGCTGGCCATCGGCGTGGGCGGTCTCGAGGTTGCCATGGCCATGGCCGGCGACCCGCTCTATGTCGAGATGCCGCAGATCTGGGGTGTCGAATTGACCGGCGAGTTGCCCCCTTGGGTCTCGGCCAAGGACGTCATCCTCGAACTCCTGCGCCGTCACGACGTCAAGGGCGGCGTCGGCAAGATCGTCGAATATCACGGCCCCGGCTTGAAGAATCTCACGGCGATGGACAGGCACGTCATCGCGAATATGGGAGCCGAACTCGGAGCGACGACGAGCGTGTTCCCGGCCGACGATGCCGTCAAAACGTTCATGGAGGCCGTGGGACGGCCCGGCGACTACAGCGAACTGCTTGCGGATGAGGACGCAACGTACGACATCACCGAAACCGTGGACCTTTCCTCGCTCGAACCGCTGATCGCCAAACCGACGTCGCCCGGCAATGTCGTGCCGGTGCGCGAGGTCGCCGGCGAGGACGTGTTCCAGGTGGTCGTTGGTTCATCGGCAAACCCCGGGCTGCGCGACTTCGCGGTGTTCGCGGAGATTATCAAGGACTCGCAGACCGAATCGCAGGTGTCGGTCGACGTGAATCCGACGTCCCGAGAGATCTACGAGGACATGGCGCGAGGCGGTTGGGCCTTCGACCTGATGCGATCCGGCGCTCGCATTCATCAATCCGGCTGTATGGGGTGCATCGGCATGGGTCAGGCGCCCGCGATCGGGCGCAACAGTCTGCGCACCGTGCCCCGCAACTTCCCGGGCCGGTCCGGAACCGACGAGGACGCCGTGTGGCTGTGTTCGCCCGAAACGGCCGCCGCCGCCGCGCTGACCGGTAAGATCACCGATCCGCGCGAACTCGACAAGGACTATCCGCGGCCCGAACTTCCGGCGAAATACAGCGTGAATACCAGCATGCTGCTCGAGCCGTTGCCCAAGGACGAAGCATTGAAGGTCGAGCTCGTCAAGGGATCCAATATCAAGTCGCTGCCGGACTTCGAGCCACTGCCGGACGACATCGAACTGCCGGTGCTGCTGAAGGTCGGCGACAACGTCTCCACCGACGAGATCATGCCGGCCGGCTCCCGCGTGCTGCCGTTCCGCAGCAACATTCCCAAGATCGCCGAGTTCGTCTACATCCAAGTCGATGACACGTACGCCACGCGCGCCGCGGACACGGACGGGGGCCACGCCATCGTCGGCGGCGAGAACTACGGCCAAGGCTCGTCCCGTGAGCATGCGGTCATTGCGCCGCGCTACCTCGGTCTTCGGGTCGTCGTAGCCAAGTCGTTCGCCAGGATCCATTGGCAGAATCTCGCCAATTTCGGCGTACTCGCCCTGGAGTTCGACGATGAGGCGGATTACGACGCGCTCGGCCAAGACGACGTCTTGAAGTTCGAGGGCCTGCGCGACGCACTGGAAAATGGGGGCACCATCACGGCGACGGCGGGTGACCGATCCGTTCAGCTGCGCCACCATCTCTCCGCTCGCCAAGTCGCCATGGTGTTGGCCGGCGGCCGGATCCCGTACCGCGCGGCCAAACTCTGA
- a CDS encoding class II glutamine amidotransferase — MCRLFGLHAGRSPAAATFWLLSAPDSLAEQSRREPDGAGIGIYRHSGDDAGAPYVTKQPIAAWHDREFAYAARELTSTTFVAHVRYSTGGAPKPRNTHPFMQDDRLFAHNGALSGIDRLDDRLAMLQAADLVHGDTDSERLFALITAETRRADGDVSAGLIEAVTWISDNLPVLSLNLIVTTATDLWALRYPETHPLYVLTRTDARGSMRAHSARIRAHSDALARETVVIATEPMDADPGWRPMEPGELLHVDAGLACHSRTPFRNRPAHMLAVEDLSADAAAAQRA; from the coding sequence ATGTGTCGATTGTTCGGATTGCACGCCGGCCGCTCGCCCGCAGCCGCCACCTTTTGGCTGCTGAGCGCGCCGGACAGTCTTGCCGAGCAAAGCCGTCGAGAACCGGACGGCGCCGGCATCGGCATCTACCGGCACTCGGGCGACGACGCCGGTGCGCCGTACGTGACGAAACAACCGATCGCCGCGTGGCACGACCGCGAGTTCGCCTACGCCGCCAGAGAGCTGACGAGCACCACTTTCGTTGCCCACGTGCGGTATTCGACGGGCGGCGCCCCGAAACCGCGGAACACGCATCCGTTCATGCAAGATGACCGGCTCTTCGCACACAACGGTGCCTTGTCCGGCATCGACCGGCTCGACGACCGGCTGGCGATGCTGCAGGCCGCCGACCTGGTGCACGGGGACACCGACAGCGAACGCTTGTTTGCGCTGATCACTGCCGAGACGAGGCGTGCCGACGGCGACGTGTCGGCGGGACTCATCGAGGCAGTGACCTGGATCAGCGACAATCTGCCGGTCCTCAGCCTGAACCTCATCGTCACGACGGCGACCGATTTGTGGGCGTTGCGTTATCCCGAGACCCATCCGCTCTACGTGTTGACCAGGACAGACGCCCGGGGCTCCATGCGTGCCCACAGCGCGCGGATCCGTGCGCACAGCGATGCGCTCGCCCGGGAAACGGTAGTCATCGCGACCGAGCCCATGGACGCCGACCCCGGGTGGAGGCCGATGGAACCGGGCGAATTGCTGCACGTGGACGCCGGGCTGGCATGTCACAGCCGGACGCCGTTCCGGAACCGGCCCGCCCACATGCTCGCGGTGGAGGACCTATCGGCCGATGCGGCGGCGGCACAACGCGCATGA